One stretch of Hoeflea sp. 108 DNA includes these proteins:
- a CDS encoding substrate-binding domain-containing protein — translation MRKFLSTFAAAAAVSTILGMGHAQSAENPFKCAPGEKYVMNVMVSGVEYWFPVYEMFKQAGQQFGCETAYTGTPEYDVNKQIATFDQALAQKPAGILVHPMNSDPFIEPINRAIEQGTAVVTFAADSPNSKRVSYITSDNVAEGTYAADAVAKSMNGKGEYAVLENPGQDNHDKRVNAFVARMEAKWPDMKLVGRAASNQDPTKAYQAVLSLAQAHPDLGAVFMPEANSAIGAAQAAKEGGGKIKVMLADVNAKILDMIKAGEIFGSVNPNQGMQGYMGFMLLWMAKHPELIDPMNDAKRSGFNPMSVPFVDNGFSIVTADNADDFYWDKYLKRRGTKGIEE, via the coding sequence TTGCGTAAATTTCTGAGCACTTTCGCGGCCGCGGCTGCGGTCTCGACCATTCTCGGGATGGGCCATGCCCAGTCGGCCGAGAACCCGTTCAAATGCGCGCCCGGCGAAAAATACGTCATGAACGTCATGGTGTCGGGCGTCGAATACTGGTTCCCGGTCTACGAGATGTTCAAGCAGGCCGGACAGCAGTTTGGCTGCGAGACCGCCTACACCGGCACGCCGGAATATGACGTCAACAAGCAGATCGCGACCTTCGACCAAGCGCTGGCCCAGAAGCCGGCCGGCATCCTGGTGCATCCGATGAACTCCGATCCTTTCATCGAGCCGATCAATCGCGCCATCGAGCAGGGCACCGCAGTCGTCACCTTCGCCGCCGACTCGCCCAATTCCAAGCGCGTCTCCTACATCACCTCCGACAACGTCGCCGAAGGCACCTATGCTGCCGATGCTGTAGCCAAGTCGATGAACGGCAAGGGCGAATACGCCGTGCTTGAGAATCCCGGCCAGGACAACCATGACAAGCGCGTCAACGCCTTCGTCGCCCGCATGGAGGCCAAGTGGCCGGACATGAAGCTGGTCGGCCGCGCTGCCTCGAACCAGGATCCGACCAAGGCCTACCAGGCTGTGCTCAGCCTCGCTCAGGCCCACCCCGACCTCGGCGCCGTGTTCATGCCGGAAGCCAATTCGGCGATCGGTGCTGCTCAGGCGGCCAAGGAAGGCGGCGGCAAGATCAAGGTGATGCTGGCCGACGTCAACGCCAAGATCCTCGACATGATCAAGGCCGGCGAGATCTTCGGTTCGGTCAACCCGAACCAGGGCATGCAGGGCTACATGGGCTTCATGCTCTTGTGGATGGCCAAGCATCCTGAGCTGATCGACCCGATGAACGACGCCAAGCGCTCGGGCTTCAATCCGATGAGCGTGCCTTTCGTCGACAACGGCTTCTCGATCGTGACCGCCGACAACGCCGACGACTTCTACTGGGACAAGTACCTCAAGCGTCGCGGCACCAAGGGCATCGAGGAATAG
- a CDS encoding iron chelate uptake ABC transporter family permease subunit: MPKTLPAARVAVGASLVLLFLLSLGIGVDDLSIRSAAVDSAALQLLLVSRLPRTLAAILVGAGLAIAGLVMQILVRNRFVEPTTTGTDQSAALGVLAVTILFPAASIATKTVVAASAALAGTSAFLAMAHRLPPTQPFLIPLFGLIFGGVVGAAVTFIAWQFDLLQFVDVWTKGEFSGVLRGRYEMLWLVAAAVVFAWWIADRLTIASMGRDISTGLGLNYQRIVQLGLVMIAIISALGVVVVGMIPFVGLVVPNLVSRLMGDNLRAALPWVAATGSTLVLGCDILGRIIRYPYEIPVGTVLGVVGAGLFLWILFRRTDHG, encoded by the coding sequence ATGCCGAAGACCCTGCCGGCCGCACGTGTTGCGGTCGGCGCCAGCCTCGTCCTGCTGTTCCTGCTCAGTCTTGGCATCGGCGTCGACGACCTGTCGATCCGAAGCGCTGCAGTCGATTCTGCAGCACTTCAGCTGTTGCTGGTGAGCCGCCTGCCGCGAACGCTCGCGGCGATCCTCGTCGGCGCCGGGCTCGCCATCGCCGGACTGGTCATGCAGATCCTGGTGCGCAACCGTTTCGTCGAGCCGACGACGACAGGAACCGACCAGAGCGCGGCGCTCGGCGTGCTTGCCGTCACCATCCTTTTTCCGGCCGCCTCCATCGCGACGAAGACTGTCGTGGCCGCCAGCGCGGCACTTGCCGGCACATCGGCCTTTCTCGCCATGGCGCATCGCCTTCCGCCGACCCAGCCCTTCCTCATCCCACTGTTCGGGTTGATCTTCGGCGGTGTCGTCGGCGCCGCCGTCACCTTCATCGCCTGGCAGTTCGATCTGCTGCAATTCGTCGATGTGTGGACCAAAGGCGAATTTTCGGGAGTGCTGCGCGGCCGCTATGAAATGTTGTGGCTCGTCGCCGCTGCCGTCGTCTTCGCCTGGTGGATCGCCGACAGGCTGACCATTGCTTCAATGGGACGGGACATCAGCACCGGCCTCGGATTGAACTACCAGCGCATCGTCCAGCTCGGACTGGTGATGATCGCCATCATCTCGGCGCTCGGCGTGGTCGTGGTCGGCATGATCCCCTTCGTCGGCCTGGTCGTACCCAATCTCGTATCGCGGCTGATGGGCGACAATCTGCGCGCCGCCCTGCCGTGGGTCGCCGCCACCGGCTCGACCCTGGTGCTCGGCTGCGACATCCTCGGCCGCATCATCCGCTACCCTTACGAAATCCCCGTCGGCACCGTGCTCGGCGTCGTCGGGGCCGGGCTGTTCCTCTGGATTCTTTTTCGGCGGACCGACCATGGCTGA
- a CDS encoding ATP-binding cassette domain-containing protein, with protein sequence MIEINNVSLNHGTSRVLHDISLTLPKGGLTALVGPNGAGKSSLLSLVARLQPLETGSISVDGLPVDTTPGRLMAQKLAILRQDPTVASRLKVRELVGFGRFPHNRGRADERDRALIEAALEQFDLVPLADRFLDHLSGGQRQRALVAMAFCQGTDYMLLDEPLNNLDMQFARQLMRDLRSATDRERRTVIVVLHDINHAAIHADRIVAMKGGRVIADGAPSEVLQPDILEEVFGYRMEVIKIGPTPLLLHHR encoded by the coding sequence ATGATCGAGATCAACAACGTTTCCTTGAACCACGGCACCTCAAGGGTGCTGCACGATATCTCGCTGACGCTGCCCAAGGGCGGGCTGACGGCACTGGTCGGCCCCAATGGCGCCGGCAAATCGAGCCTGCTGTCGCTGGTCGCACGGCTGCAGCCGCTGGAGACCGGCTCGATCTCGGTCGACGGGCTGCCCGTCGACACCACTCCGGGAAGGCTGATGGCGCAGAAGCTCGCCATCCTTCGCCAGGACCCAACGGTGGCAAGCCGCCTCAAGGTGCGCGAGCTGGTCGGCTTCGGCCGCTTCCCGCACAATCGCGGCCGCGCCGACGAGCGCGACCGCGCGCTGATCGAGGCGGCACTGGAACAGTTCGACCTGGTGCCCCTGGCCGACCGCTTTCTCGATCATCTCTCCGGTGGCCAGCGCCAGCGCGCGCTCGTCGCCATGGCCTTCTGCCAGGGCACCGACTACATGCTTCTGGACGAGCCGCTCAACAATCTCGACATGCAGTTCGCCCGCCAGCTGATGCGCGACCTGCGTTCCGCCACCGACCGCGAAAGACGCACCGTGATCGTCGTCCTGCACGACATCAATCACGCCGCCATCCATGCCGACCGCATCGTTGCCATGAAAGGCGGGCGCGTGATTGCTGACGGCGCGCCAAGCGAAGTGCTGCAGCCTGACATCCTCGAAGAGGTGTTCGGCTACCGCATGGAGGTCATCAAGATAGGCCCGACGCCGCTGTTGCTGCATCACCGATAA
- the bioB gene encoding biotin synthase BioB, which translates to MNAELHLNAAAEPLNGALPQWSREDAQAIYDLPFNDLIFRAQTIHRQNFDPNRVQLSRLLSIKTGGCPEDCGYCSQSSRHESGLKASKLMEVQRVLAEAKKAKDAGATRYCMGAAWRSPKERDMDAVVAMVEGVKELGMETCMTLGMLDLGQAQRLKQAGLDYYNHNIDTSERYYSEVISTRTFADRLDTLANVRDSGIKVCCGGIVGMGEEKTDRVDMLVTLANLPEHPDSVPINMLIPIEGTPLGEAEPIEPIEFVRTIALARIMMPKSHVRLSAGRTAMSDEMQALCFFAGANSIFVGDTLLTAENPGEDKDTMLFRRLGIQPMEREAE; encoded by the coding sequence ATGAACGCCGAATTGCACCTGAATGCAGCCGCGGAGCCGCTCAATGGGGCACTTCCCCAGTGGAGCCGCGAAGACGCCCAGGCGATCTACGACCTGCCGTTCAACGATCTCATCTTCCGGGCGCAGACGATTCATCGCCAAAACTTCGACCCCAACCGGGTCCAGCTGTCGCGCTTGCTATCGATCAAGACCGGCGGCTGCCCCGAGGATTGCGGCTATTGCAGCCAGTCGTCGCGCCATGAATCCGGGCTCAAGGCCTCCAAGCTGATGGAAGTGCAGCGCGTTCTGGCCGAAGCGAAAAAGGCAAAGGATGCCGGCGCCACGCGCTATTGCATGGGGGCTGCCTGGCGCAGCCCCAAGGAGCGCGACATGGATGCCGTTGTCGCCATGGTCGAAGGCGTCAAGGAACTCGGCATGGAGACCTGCATGACCCTTGGCATGCTCGATCTCGGCCAGGCACAGCGCCTGAAGCAGGCCGGCCTCGACTATTACAACCACAACATCGACACCTCGGAACGCTACTACAGCGAAGTCATCTCCACCCGCACCTTCGCAGACCGGCTCGACACGCTGGCCAATGTGCGCGACAGCGGCATCAAGGTGTGCTGCGGCGGCATCGTCGGCATGGGTGAGGAAAAGACCGACCGCGTCGACATGCTGGTGACGCTGGCGAACCTGCCCGAACATCCCGATTCGGTGCCGATCAACATGCTGATCCCGATCGAAGGTACGCCGCTCGGCGAGGCCGAACCGATCGAGCCGATCGAATTCGTGCGCACCATCGCACTGGCCCGCATCATGATGCCGAAGTCGCATGTGCGCCTGTCGGCCGGCCGCACGGCGATGAGCGACGAGATGCAGGCGCTGTGCTTTTTTGCCGGCGCCAATTCGATCTTCGTCGGCGACACGCTTTTGACCGCCGAGAACCCGGGCGAGGACAAGGACACCATGCTGTTCCGCCGCCTCGGCATCCAGCCGATGGAGCGCGAGGCGGAGTGA
- a CDS encoding siderophore ABC transporter substrate-binding protein, translating to MKFARKLATMAAALAMVATPALAVEVSTAAGPKTIDKVPQKVAVYDMAAIDTLASIGIKPSGVPEKLFVPELTEANKDAAKIGTLFEPDLEALNELAPDLVVVGGRSSAKAEATAKVAPTIDMTMDGDDLLGQAKERLAAYGEIFGKADEAAAAAGKLDAAVEAARQAVKGKGKALIIMTNGPKITAYGAGSRFGWVHKALDLEPAVANIEASGHGEAVSFEFISKANPDWLLVLDRAAAIGSSDQGAKATLDNELVAGTAAWEKGQVIYLPAADFYIAAGGVNSTQRVLSVIEQAFAKAQ from the coding sequence ATGAAGTTCGCTCGGAAGCTGGCCACTATGGCCGCAGCGCTGGCCATGGTCGCGACCCCCGCCCTGGCGGTGGAGGTATCGACGGCCGCCGGACCGAAAACCATCGACAAGGTGCCGCAAAAGGTTGCCGTCTATGACATGGCCGCCATCGACACGCTGGCCAGCATCGGCATCAAGCCTTCAGGCGTTCCCGAAAAGCTGTTTGTTCCAGAGTTGACCGAGGCCAACAAGGATGCCGCAAAGATCGGTACGCTGTTTGAGCCTGATCTTGAGGCACTGAACGAACTGGCCCCAGACCTCGTGGTGGTCGGCGGCCGCTCGTCGGCAAAGGCTGAGGCCACGGCCAAGGTGGCGCCCACCATCGACATGACCATGGATGGCGACGACCTGCTCGGCCAGGCCAAGGAACGACTCGCCGCCTATGGCGAGATCTTCGGCAAGGCCGATGAGGCGGCTGCCGCCGCCGGGAAGCTGGACGCGGCGGTCGAGGCCGCGCGCCAGGCCGTGAAGGGCAAGGGCAAGGCCCTGATCATCATGACCAACGGCCCCAAGATCACCGCCTATGGCGCCGGCTCGCGCTTCGGCTGGGTGCACAAGGCGCTCGACCTTGAGCCCGCTGTCGCCAACATCGAGGCTTCCGGCCATGGCGAGGCGGTCTCGTTCGAGTTCATCAGCAAGGCCAATCCGGACTGGCTGCTGGTTCTCGACCGCGCTGCTGCCATCGGCTCCAGCGACCAGGGTGCCAAGGCGACCCTGGACAACGAGCTGGTCGCCGGCACCGCCGCCTGGGAAAAGGGGCAGGTCATCTACCTGCCGGCCGCCGACTTCTACATCGCCGCCGGCGGCGTGAACTCGACGCAGCGCGTGCTCTCGGTCATCGAGCAGGCCTTCGCCAAGGCCCAGTGA
- a CDS encoding sugar ABC transporter ATP-binding protein, which translates to MSTPILEISGVSKSFGAIKALTGIDFSLTPGEVHALCGENGAGKSTLMNIIAGVLQPDEGVIRLAGERTEIANPAAAQKLGIALVHQEIALCPDATVAENIFMSAINARRAPLMNFQRLNGEAQKVMDLLAPIPVRTKVGDLSISNQQLVEIAKALTLDCRVLILDEPTAALTEPEAQRLFAIVRELRSRGISIIYISHRMAEIFSLCDRVTVFRDGRYVATDEIAATSPDEVVRRMVGREIAQLYPDKLDPDEMPGGTLLKVSDLSDGARCFGVGLELRAGEILGIGGLIGSGRSEMAQTMCGLRRSVSGAIEIDGQPSKISSYADAVKAGLVYLSEDRKGSGVFLDMSIAANVSALDLGKLTGKLGLLDRRAETAQATELAKRLGVRMAGVGAAVSTLSGGNQQKVAIAKQLSVGPRVMIMDEPTRGIDVGAKAEIHRLLRELARRGVGVIVISSEMPELIGLCDRVLVVCEGRIAGELAADELGEEAIIMLASGVQPNSQNARAQNVA; encoded by the coding sequence ATGTCGACGCCCATTCTCGAGATATCAGGAGTTTCGAAGTCGTTCGGCGCCATCAAAGCGCTGACCGGCATCGACTTCTCGCTGACGCCAGGCGAAGTGCATGCGCTGTGCGGCGAGAACGGTGCGGGCAAGTCGACACTGATGAACATCATCGCCGGCGTGCTGCAGCCTGACGAAGGCGTGATCCGCCTCGCCGGCGAGCGCACCGAGATCGCCAACCCAGCCGCTGCCCAGAAGCTCGGCATTGCGCTCGTGCATCAGGAGATCGCGCTCTGCCCCGATGCGACGGTTGCCGAGAACATCTTCATGTCGGCGATCAATGCCCGCCGCGCGCCGCTGATGAATTTCCAGCGCCTCAATGGCGAGGCGCAGAAGGTGATGGACCTGCTTGCGCCCATCCCGGTGCGCACCAAAGTCGGCGATCTCTCCATTTCCAATCAGCAGCTGGTCGAGATCGCCAAGGCGCTGACGCTCGACTGCCGCGTGCTGATCCTCGACGAACCGACGGCAGCCCTGACCGAGCCGGAAGCGCAGCGGCTGTTCGCGATTGTCCGCGAACTCAGGTCGCGCGGCATCTCCATCATCTATATCAGCCACCGCATGGCCGAGATCTTCTCGCTGTGCGACCGGGTGACGGTGTTCCGCGACGGCCGCTATGTCGCCACCGACGAGATCGCCGCGACCTCGCCCGACGAGGTGGTGCGCAGGATGGTCGGCCGCGAGATCGCCCAGCTCTACCCCGACAAGCTCGACCCAGATGAAATGCCTGGCGGCACCTTGCTCAAGGTGTCCGACCTGTCGGACGGTGCGCGCTGCTTCGGCGTCGGGCTGGAGCTTCGCGCCGGCGAAATTCTCGGCATAGGCGGCCTGATCGGATCGGGCCGCAGCGAAATGGCACAGACCATGTGCGGCCTGCGGAGATCGGTTTCGGGCGCGATCGAAATCGACGGCCAGCCAAGCAAGATTTCTTCCTATGCCGATGCGGTGAAGGCTGGCCTTGTCTATCTCTCCGAGGACCGCAAGGGCTCTGGCGTATTTCTCGACATGTCGATTGCCGCCAATGTCTCGGCGCTCGACCTCGGCAAGCTCACAGGCAAACTCGGCCTGCTCGACCGTCGGGCCGAAACCGCGCAGGCAACAGAGCTGGCGAAGCGGCTCGGCGTGCGCATGGCGGGCGTCGGCGCTGCCGTCTCGACGCTCAGCGGCGGCAACCAGCAGAAGGTGGCGATTGCCAAGCAGCTGTCGGTCGGCCCCAGGGTCATGATCATGGACGAGCCGACGCGCGGCATCGATGTCGGCGCCAAGGCCGAGATCCATCGCCTGCTGCGCGAGCTTGCCAGGCGCGGCGTCGGCGTCATCGTCATCTCCTCCGAGATGCCAGAACTCATTGGCCTGTGCGACCGCGTTCTGGTGGTGTGCGAAGGACGGATAGCAGGCGAACTCGCTGCCGACGAACTCGGCGAGGAAGCCATCATCATGCTCGCCTCCGGCGTGCAGCCAAACTCACAGAATGCCAGGGCTCAAAATGTCGCCTAG
- a CDS encoding DUF2218 domain-containing protein: MHKTTGRFESEHGQKYMTQLCKHFAHKIEVTFSERHAECLFPFAKAVMDADDSGLTIHLVAPDGEQLARAKSVIDDHLVRFAFREADKSTEWSA; encoded by the coding sequence ATGCACAAGACAACCGGTCGGTTCGAGAGCGAGCACGGGCAGAAGTACATGACCCAGCTCTGCAAGCATTTTGCCCACAAGATCGAGGTCACCTTTTCCGAGCGCCATGCCGAATGCCTGTTTCCGTTCGCCAAGGCGGTGATGGATGCCGATGACAGCGGCCTGACGATCCATCTGGTCGCGCCCGACGGCGAACAACTGGCCCGCGCCAAATCCGTGATCGACGACCATCTCGTCCGTTTTGCCTTTCGCGAAGCCGACAAGTCCACCGAATGGAGCGCCTGA
- a CDS encoding ABC transporter permease — MTAQIKTESQGARWNLARLGSMREAGLIVIILALCIAMSFASPHFLTWGNFRAMLMSFSIEGIVVVGMTILLIVGGIDLSVGSVVAFSMVVSGALFLAGLDPWTASLIGIAVSALIGAVMGFFVTVVGLNHFITSLAAMVIVRGLCLIVTKGTPLSLFTLPPAFKAIGQGSFQGVPYVIIIFVVVVAIFDFLLRRATAFRKVFYTGSNEKAAQYSGIRTKQVKFWVTVLSSTLAGFAGVIYMSRFGAATPTFGAGMELNIIAAAVIGGASLNGGSGTIFGAILGMALLSVVTSSLILLDISVYWQDMIKGCILLAAVSIDHLLHRRKA; from the coding sequence ATGACGGCTCAGATCAAGACCGAAAGCCAGGGCGCGCGCTGGAACCTTGCGCGGCTCGGCTCGATGCGCGAGGCAGGGCTGATCGTCATCATCCTGGCGCTGTGCATTGCCATGTCGTTCGCCTCGCCGCACTTCCTGACATGGGGCAACTTCCGCGCCATGCTGATGAGCTTCTCCATCGAGGGCATTGTCGTCGTCGGCATGACCATCCTGCTCATCGTCGGCGGCATCGACCTGTCAGTCGGCTCGGTCGTCGCCTTTTCGATGGTGGTGTCGGGTGCGCTATTTCTCGCAGGGCTCGATCCGTGGACCGCCAGCCTGATCGGCATCGCGGTCAGCGCACTGATCGGCGCGGTCATGGGCTTCTTCGTCACCGTGGTTGGGCTCAACCACTTCATCACTTCGCTCGCGGCAATGGTGATCGTGCGCGGCCTGTGCCTGATCGTCACCAAGGGCACGCCGCTGTCGCTGTTCACCTTGCCGCCGGCTTTCAAGGCGATTGGCCAAGGCAGCTTTCAGGGCGTTCCCTATGTCATCATCATCTTCGTGGTGGTGGTTGCGATCTTCGACTTTTTGCTGCGCCGGGCGACCGCTTTCCGCAAGGTTTTCTACACCGGCTCCAACGAGAAGGCGGCGCAGTATTCCGGCATCCGCACCAAGCAGGTGAAGTTCTGGGTCACGGTGCTGAGCTCGACGCTCGCAGGTTTCGCAGGTGTCATCTACATGTCCCGCTTCGGGGCGGCCACGCCCACCTTCGGTGCCGGCATGGAGCTCAACATCATTGCCGCAGCCGTCATCGGCGGAGCCTCGCTCAATGGCGGCTCGGGCACCATCTTCGGCGCGATCCTCGGCATGGCGCTGCTGTCTGTGGTCACCAGCTCGCTGATCCTGCTCGACATCTCGGTCTACTGGCAGGACATGATCAAGGGCTGCATCCTGCTCGCTGCCGTCTCCATCGATCACCTGCTTCACCGCAGGAAGGCATGA
- the bioD gene encoding dethiobiotin synthase, with protein MSNTIVVTGTDTGIGKTVFAAGLTVLLDGVYWKPVQSGIEEETDSEIVARLAGLPGERVLPETWRLKEPLSPHRAAELDGVEIDADALALPVTQRPLVVEGAGGLMVPVNRRTLYIDVFARWAAPVVLCARTGLGTINHTLLSIEALRSRAVPLLGVAFIGDEMVDTQRTIAEMGKVRVLGRLPRLEALTPGTLAQAMQANFRAADFLEARP; from the coding sequence ATGAGCAACACAATTGTCGTCACCGGGACTGACACCGGCATTGGCAAGACCGTGTTTGCAGCGGGCCTCACCGTCCTGCTCGACGGCGTCTATTGGAAGCCGGTGCAGTCGGGCATCGAGGAGGAGACCGACAGCGAGATCGTCGCCCGTCTTGCTGGCCTGCCCGGCGAGCGGGTCCTGCCGGAGACGTGGCGGCTGAAAGAACCGCTGTCGCCGCACCGCGCTGCAGAACTGGACGGTGTCGAGATCGATGCCGACGCGCTGGCCCTGCCAGTCACTCAGCGGCCGCTGGTTGTCGAAGGCGCCGGCGGCCTGATGGTGCCGGTCAACAGGCGTACACTGTACATCGACGTCTTCGCGCGCTGGGCAGCACCGGTGGTGCTCTGTGCCCGCACCGGGCTCGGCACGATCAACCACACGCTTCTGTCGATCGAAGCGCTGCGCAGCCGTGCGGTCCCGCTTTTGGGCGTGGCCTTCATCGGCGACGAGATGGTCGACACCCAGCGCACCATCGCCGAGATGGGCAAGGTGCGCGTGCTTGGCCGCCTGCCGCGCCTCGAAGCGCTGACACCTGGGACACTCGCCCAGGCCATGCAGGCGAACTTCCGCGCCGCCGATTTCCTGGAGGCCAGGCCATGA
- a CDS encoding 8-amino-7-oxononanoate synthase, with translation MTGRALLDRYEASLRGLARKSRLRSLNGRAGLDFASNDYLGLAGNKRMADAVATALANGTPVGATGSRLLRGNDPEHEALEAKAASFFGAERALFFGGGYVANFAVLTTLPQKGDLIVLDELVHASAHEGARAGRAEVVEVRHNDANAVEDAIRVWRTGGGTGRAWIVVESLYSMDGDAAPLNELMAVADRHEAFLFIDEAHATGIYGPEGRGLAHHLEGRDNVVSLHTSGKALGASGALVTAPAVLCDYLVNRCRPFIYATAPSPLMAVASATALDIIADEPERRQRLAKLVTLSGEKALALGFPPSGSQILPIIVGDNARAMALAEVLQARGFDVRGIRPPTVPEGTARLRISLTLNVGEDDVTALFDALAEEWKQ, from the coding sequence GTGACCGGGCGAGCGTTGCTCGACCGCTACGAGGCCAGCCTGCGCGGGCTGGCCCGCAAGAGCCGGCTGCGCTCATTGAACGGTCGCGCCGGGCTCGATTTTGCTTCCAACGATTATCTCGGACTGGCGGGCAACAAGCGCATGGCCGATGCGGTCGCGACAGCGCTGGCCAATGGCACGCCGGTGGGCGCCACCGGCTCACGGTTGTTGCGCGGCAACGATCCGGAGCATGAGGCGCTGGAGGCCAAGGCAGCAAGCTTCTTCGGCGCTGAACGGGCACTGTTTTTCGGCGGTGGATATGTCGCCAACTTCGCCGTGCTCACCACCCTGCCGCAGAAGGGCGACCTGATCGTCCTCGACGAATTGGTCCATGCCAGCGCCCATGAGGGCGCGCGCGCCGGCCGAGCCGAGGTGGTGGAAGTCAGGCACAACGACGCCAATGCTGTGGAAGACGCCATAAGGGTCTGGCGCACGGGCGGCGGCACCGGACGGGCCTGGATCGTGGTCGAAAGCCTCTACAGCATGGATGGCGACGCCGCGCCGCTGAACGAATTGATGGCCGTCGCCGACCGGCACGAGGCTTTCCTGTTCATCGACGAGGCGCACGCAACAGGCATCTACGGCCCCGAAGGGCGTGGACTGGCGCACCATCTCGAAGGCCGTGACAATGTGGTTTCGCTGCACACATCCGGGAAGGCGCTGGGCGCTTCGGGCGCGCTGGTCACTGCACCTGCAGTACTGTGCGACTATCTCGTCAACCGCTGCCGGCCCTTCATCTACGCTACGGCCCCCTCGCCGCTGATGGCGGTGGCGTCGGCTACCGCGCTCGACATCATTGCCGACGAACCCGAACGCCGCCAGAGGCTGGCGAAGCTGGTGACGCTATCGGGCGAAAAGGCTCTAGCGCTGGGCTTCCCCCCGAGCGGATCGCAGATCCTGCCGATCATCGTCGGCGACAATGCTCGAGCCATGGCGCTGGCCGAGGTGCTGCAGGCACGAGGCTTCGATGTGCGTGGCATCCGCCCGCCGACCGTGCCGGAGGGCACAGCGCGATTGCGAATTTCGCTGACGCTCAATGTCGGCGAGGACGATGTTACGGCGCTGTTCGACGCGCTGGCCGAGGAATGGAAGCAATGA
- a CDS encoding iron chelate uptake ABC transporter family permease subunit, which translates to MAERRLWFLAGAALLAACAYMGVGLRGSIWFALELRAVRLLALAQVGVAIAVSTVVFQTVTANRILTPSIMGLDALYMFGQIAMVAALGVTGFVALEPRLKFAVETAVMMALALAIFVPMLRRRYDMGLLLLAGVVMGVLFRSLASLLARVIDPNAFAVAQGASYVDFNTVRTDLVLIGLVVTLAASAIVWHKRHLLDIVALGADSAIGLGVDWTRTLAGLLLLVAALVAVSTALVGPVAFLGLLVVALAERIVGSRRHRLLLPAATLTSVVVLLGGQTILQHGLGGASTLGVVIEFVGGIVFLCMLWSVSRR; encoded by the coding sequence ATGGCTGAGCGGCGGCTGTGGTTTCTTGCCGGCGCGGCACTGCTGGCAGCTTGCGCCTATATGGGCGTCGGCCTGCGCGGCAGCATCTGGTTCGCGCTCGAACTGCGTGCCGTCAGGCTACTGGCGCTTGCGCAAGTCGGCGTGGCGATCGCGGTTTCGACCGTCGTCTTCCAAACCGTCACCGCCAACCGCATCCTCACGCCCTCGATCATGGGGCTCGATGCGCTCTACATGTTCGGCCAGATCGCCATGGTCGCAGCGCTCGGCGTCACCGGGTTCGTGGCGCTTGAACCGCGGCTAAAATTCGCCGTTGAAACCGCTGTCATGATGGCCTTGGCGCTCGCAATCTTCGTACCGATGCTACGCCGCCGCTACGACATGGGACTGCTGCTGCTGGCAGGCGTCGTCATGGGCGTGTTGTTCCGCAGCCTCGCCAGCCTGTTGGCACGCGTCATCGACCCCAACGCCTTCGCGGTTGCGCAAGGCGCAAGCTATGTCGACTTCAACACCGTACGCACCGACCTCGTGCTGATCGGTCTGGTGGTGACGCTCGCAGCAAGTGCCATCGTCTGGCACAAGCGCCACCTGCTCGACATCGTAGCCTTGGGCGCCGACAGCGCCATCGGACTCGGCGTCGACTGGACGAGGACGCTGGCCGGCCTGCTGCTTCTGGTGGCAGCGCTCGTCGCGGTGTCGACAGCGCTTGTCGGCCCCGTCGCCTTCCTTGGCCTGTTGGTGGTGGCGCTGGCCGAGCGCATCGTCGGCAGCCGCAGGCACCGCCTGCTTCTACCAGCAGCAACGCTGACTTCTGTTGTCGTGCTGCTCGGCGGCCAGACAATCCTGCAGCACGGGCTCGGCGGTGCTTCGACGCTCGGCGTCGTCATCGAGTTCGTCGGCGGCATCGTTTTCCTGTGCATGCTTTGGTCAGTGAGCCGGCGATGA